In Pseudomonas fluorescens, a genomic segment contains:
- a CDS encoding CidA/LrgA family protein, translating to MLLRGLTWLVLFQLIGTAINHLLVPVLPGPIIGLLLMLGYLVWRGEVGEPLSLAASSLLRYLPLLLVPPAVGVMVYAKDIAADFWAIVGALVLSLVIAMGFVGVLMQKLVKRQAQQEEEQ from the coding sequence ATGCTGTTACGCGGTCTGACATGGCTGGTGCTGTTTCAATTGATCGGCACCGCGATCAATCATTTGCTGGTGCCGGTACTGCCGGGGCCGATCATTGGCCTGTTGCTGATGCTGGGCTACCTGGTATGGCGCGGCGAAGTCGGTGAACCGTTGAGCCTGGCGGCCAGCAGCCTGTTGCGTTACCTGCCGTTGCTGCTGGTGCCGCCGGCGGTGGGGGTGATGGTGTATGCCAAGGACATCGCCGCGGACTTCTGGGCCATTGTCGGCGCACTGGTGCTGTCGCTGGTGATCGCCATGGGGTTTGTCGGCGTGCTGATGCAAAAGCTGGTCAAGCGCCAGGCGCAACAGGAGGAGGAACAATGA
- a CDS encoding LrgB family protein, translating to MTFDWQGAWAAVIHHPLFGIGITLGAYQLVLAGFEKTRWIFLQPVLVSMLLVIGVLLSCGLSYAEYRKSTEIMGILLGPATVALAVPLYLNLRRIRQLFWPIFTTLVIGGVLATGLCVLLGWWFGAEHMMLMTMAPKSVTSPIAMLVAEQIGGVAALAAVFVLITGVIGAMIGPAYLSRLGVHSPEARGMALGMTAHAVGTSVALQESEECGAFAALAMSLMGVATAVFLPLAVSVIV from the coding sequence ATGACCTTCGACTGGCAGGGCGCGTGGGCGGCGGTGATTCATCACCCTCTGTTCGGCATCGGTATCACCCTCGGCGCCTATCAACTGGTGCTGGCGGGCTTTGAGAAAACTCGCTGGATTTTCCTGCAACCGGTGCTGGTCTCCATGCTGCTGGTGATTGGCGTGTTGCTCAGTTGCGGCCTGAGCTACGCCGAATACCGCAAGAGCACCGAGATCATGGGCATCCTGCTCGGCCCTGCGACGGTGGCCCTGGCAGTGCCGCTCTATTTGAACCTGCGGCGGATTCGGCAGTTGTTCTGGCCGATTTTTACTACGCTGGTGATAGGTGGCGTATTGGCCACTGGCCTATGTGTGCTGCTGGGCTGGTGGTTTGGTGCCGAACACATGATGCTGATGACCATGGCGCCCAAATCGGTGACTTCGCCGATCGCCATGCTGGTGGCTGAGCAGATCGGCGGTGTCGCCGCATTGGCCGCAGTGTTTGTGCTGATCACCGGGGTCATCGGTGCGATGATCGGTCCGGCATACCTGTCGCGACTGGGCGTACACAGCCCCGAGGCACGCGGCATGGCCCTGGGCATGACCGCGCATGCGGTCGGCACCTCGGTGGCCTTGCAGGAAAGCGAAGAGTGCGGCGCCTTTGCGGCGCTCGCCATGAGTCTGATGGGCGTGGCCACGGCGGTGTTCCTGCCGTTGGCGGTGTCGGTAATTGTTTAA
- a CDS encoding LON peptidase substrate-binding domain-containing protein, translated as MSLALFPLNTVLFPGCTLDLQLFEARYLDMISRCMKKGESFGVVCILDGQEVGMAPDGYALIGCEALIRDFKQQDNGLLGIRVEGGRRFRVRDSGVQKDQLLVAEVQWLEELPDQALEEEDADLLALLQALAEHPMVASLDMGTHADGQQALGNQLAYLLPFTEADKIDLLQLDDPQQRLDAIQMLLDELQGELFTQ; from the coding sequence ATGAGTCTGGCGCTGTTCCCGCTCAATACCGTGCTGTTCCCCGGCTGCACCCTCGACTTGCAACTGTTCGAGGCGCGCTATCTGGACATGATCAGCCGTTGTATGAAAAAGGGCGAAAGCTTCGGCGTGGTGTGCATCCTCGACGGCCAGGAAGTCGGCATGGCCCCGGATGGCTACGCGCTGATCGGCTGTGAAGCGCTGATCCGCGACTTCAAGCAGCAGGATAACGGCCTGCTGGGGATTCGTGTCGAAGGCGGTCGCCGTTTCCGTGTGCGTGACTCCGGGGTGCAGAAGGACCAGTTGCTGGTGGCCGAGGTGCAATGGCTGGAAGAACTGCCGGACCAGGCGCTGGAAGAAGAGGACGCCGACCTGCTGGCCTTGCTCCAGGCCCTGGCCGAACACCCGATGGTCGCCTCGCTGGACATGGGCACCCACGCCGATGGCCAGCAGGCGCTGGGCAATCAGCTGGCGTATCTGCTGCCGTTCACCGAGGCCGACAAGATCGACCTTCTGCAACTCGACGACCCACAGCAGCGGCTGGATGCGATCCAGATGCTGCTCGACGAGTTGCAGGGCGAGCTATTCACTCAATAG
- a CDS encoding bifunctional DedA family/phosphatase PAP2 family protein: MGQWLDSITGWLTLNPQWLAAAVLIVACVECLAIAGLIVPGTVLLFAIAVLAGSGALSLSETLLMGFLGGLLGDGVSYYLGRHFHQNIRRLPGLRHHPEWMNGAETYFHKYGIASLLVGRFIGPLRPMLPMVAGMCDMPFPRFAAVSILAAAGWSVAYLIPGWATGAAFRLPLPEGFWPEAGVVTACLAVLIGLCLNSSLRGHRRATLWIGCASLTLLIALFIGYPHLNDFDQGLSALVQEHRSPWLDEVMVRITQLGEFKKMFVASAVFTGLLLLARQWRHAVFVGVTLAGAALINTATKLFFARGRPEILTDPLTSFSMPSGHASGAFAFFLALAVLAGRGQPTRMRLTWMLLGCIPAAFIALSRVYLGAHWPTDILAGTLLAMTVCAFSLNASQYRSPLPAMPQKTWWLLLPALVAVLSFIALAGMSHALLRYAY, translated from the coding sequence ATGGGCCAATGGCTCGATAGCATTACCGGCTGGCTGACCCTGAACCCGCAATGGCTGGCGGCGGCGGTGCTTATCGTGGCGTGCGTGGAATGCCTGGCCATTGCCGGGCTGATCGTGCCGGGCACCGTGTTGTTGTTTGCCATTGCGGTGCTGGCCGGCAGCGGGGCGCTGTCGTTGAGTGAAACCTTGCTGATGGGCTTCCTCGGCGGACTATTGGGCGATGGGGTTTCCTACTACCTGGGGCGGCATTTCCATCAGAACATTCGCCGTCTACCCGGCCTGCGCCATCATCCGGAATGGATGAACGGTGCCGAGACCTACTTCCACAAGTACGGCATCGCCAGCCTGTTAGTCGGCCGTTTCATCGGCCCGCTGCGGCCGATGCTGCCAATGGTCGCCGGCATGTGCGACATGCCGTTCCCACGTTTCGCCGCCGTGAGCATTCTGGCGGCGGCGGGTTGGTCGGTGGCCTACCTGATACCCGGCTGGGCGACCGGTGCCGCGTTCCGCCTACCCTTGCCGGAAGGGTTCTGGCCAGAGGCGGGCGTGGTCACGGCCTGCCTGGCGGTATTGATCGGGCTGTGCCTGAACAGCAGCCTGCGAGGCCATCGTCGTGCAACCTTGTGGATTGGGTGTGCCAGCCTGACGTTGTTGATCGCGCTGTTCATCGGCTACCCCCACCTCAACGATTTCGACCAGGGCCTGAGCGCACTGGTGCAGGAGCACCGCAGCCCATGGCTGGACGAGGTGATGGTGCGCATCACCCAACTGGGTGAGTTCAAGAAGATGTTCGTCGCCAGCGCCGTGTTCACCGGCCTGCTGTTACTGGCGCGACAATGGCGGCATGCGGTGTTTGTCGGTGTCACGCTGGCAGGGGCGGCGTTGATCAACACCGCGACCAAGCTGTTTTTTGCCCGTGGCCGACCGGAAATCCTCACCGACCCCCTGACCAGCTTCAGCATGCCCAGCGGCCATGCCTCTGGTGCGTTCGCGTTCTTCCTGGCGCTGGCGGTATTGGCCGGTCGCGGGCAACCCACGCGGATGCGCCTGACCTGGATGCTGCTGGGGTGTATCCCCGCCGCCTTCATTGCGCTGTCACGGGTCTATTTGGGCGCCCATTGGCCCACCGACATCCTGGCCGGTACGTTGCTGGCGATGACGGTGTGCGCCTTCAGCCTGAACGCCAGCCAGTACCGCAGCCCATTGCCGGCCATGCCCCAAAAAACCTGGTGGCTGCTGCTGCCGGCGCTGGTGGCGGTGCTGAGTTTTATCGCGCTTGCCGGCATGTCCCATGCGCTGCTGCGCTATGCCTATTGA
- a CDS encoding DNA-3-methyladenine glycosylase — MSSFTPQLPASALPDGFFDRDAQLLARELLGKIIRHRVGDIWLSARIIETEAYYVAEKGSHASLGYTEKRKALFLDGGHIYMYYARGGDSLNFSAQGPGNAVLIKSAYPWIDELSGPASLAQMLLNNPNADGSPRPSQKLCAGQTLLCKALGLKVPMWDAKRFDQEQLYVEDIGQVPTQIIQTTRLGIPSGRDEHLMYRFVDAGYAPYCTRNPLRRGQVEGRDYFLV, encoded by the coding sequence ATGTCCAGTTTTACCCCCCAACTCCCCGCCAGCGCCCTGCCCGACGGCTTCTTCGACCGCGATGCACAACTGCTTGCACGGGAATTGCTCGGAAAAATCATTCGCCACCGCGTCGGCGATATCTGGCTTTCAGCGCGAATTATTGAAACCGAAGCGTATTACGTGGCCGAAAAAGGCAGCCACGCCTCCCTCGGCTACACAGAAAAGCGTAAGGCTTTGTTTCTGGATGGCGGGCATATCTACATGTACTACGCCCGTGGCGGTGATTCGCTGAACTTCAGCGCCCAGGGGCCGGGCAATGCCGTGCTGATCAAGTCGGCCTATCCCTGGATTGACGAACTCTCAGGTCCCGCCAGCCTGGCGCAGATGCTGTTGAACAACCCGAATGCCGACGGCAGCCCCCGCCCCTCGCAGAAGCTTTGCGCGGGCCAGACCTTGTTGTGCAAGGCGCTGGGTTTGAAAGTCCCGATGTGGGATGCCAAGCGCTTCGATCAGGAACAGCTCTATGTAGAAGACATAGGCCAGGTGCCGACGCAGATTATCCAGACCACCCGCCTGGGCATTCCCAGCGGCCGCGATGAACACCTGATGTATCGCTTCGTCGATGCCGGCTATGCGCCCTACTGCACACGGAACCCGCTGCGTCGCGGCCAGGTCGAAGGCCGCGACTACTTTCTGGTTTGA
- a CDS encoding glutamate-5-semialdehyde dehydrogenase, whose protein sequence is MTESVLDYMTRLGRAARQASRLIARASTAQKNRALLAAADALDASRSELTVANELDLANGRANGLEPALLDRLALTPARIDDMIEGLRQVAKLPDPIGEIRDMRYLPSGIQVGKMRVPLGVIGIIYESRPNVTIDAASLCLKSGNATILRGGSEAIHSNRAIAACIQQGLAVAELPAEVVQVVETTDRAAVGALITMPEFVDVIVPRGGKSLIERVSRDAKVPVIKHLDGVCHVFIDVAADIDKAIRIADNAKTHRYAPCNTMETLLVHAGIAERVLPPLAAIYRDKGVELRGCERTRALLGSDVIEATEQDWYTEYTAPILSIRIVDDLDQAIEHINQYGSKHTDAIVTEHFSDARRFLNEVDSASVMVNASTRFADGFEYGLGAEIGISTDKLHARGPVGLEGLTSEKYVVFGDGHVRT, encoded by the coding sequence ATGACTGAGTCCGTTCTTGACTACATGACCCGCCTGGGTCGCGCTGCCCGTCAGGCCTCGCGGTTGATCGCCCGTGCGAGCACCGCGCAGAAGAACCGTGCCCTGCTGGCCGCCGCCGATGCTCTGGATGCCTCGCGCTCCGAGCTGACCGTCGCCAACGAACTGGACCTGGCCAACGGCCGCGCCAATGGCCTGGAGCCGGCCCTGCTGGATCGCCTGGCACTGACCCCGGCGCGTATCGACGACATGATCGAAGGCTTGCGTCAGGTGGCCAAGCTGCCTGATCCCATCGGTGAAATCCGTGATATGCGTTACCTGCCGTCCGGCATCCAGGTCGGCAAGATGCGCGTGCCCCTGGGCGTGATCGGCATCATCTATGAGTCGCGCCCGAACGTGACCATCGACGCCGCGAGCCTGTGCCTCAAGTCTGGCAATGCCACCATCCTGCGTGGCGGTTCCGAGGCGATCCATTCCAACCGCGCCATCGCAGCCTGCATCCAGCAGGGCCTGGCCGTGGCCGAACTGCCGGCCGAAGTGGTGCAAGTGGTGGAAACCACCGACCGCGCAGCGGTTGGCGCGCTGATCACCATGCCGGAATTCGTCGACGTGATCGTGCCGCGCGGTGGCAAGAGCCTGATCGAGCGCGTCAGCCGCGATGCCAAGGTGCCGGTCATCAAGCACCTGGATGGCGTGTGCCACGTGTTCATCGACGTTGCCGCCGATATCGACAAGGCAATCCGCATCGCCGATAACGCCAAGACCCACCGCTACGCCCCGTGCAACACCATGGAAACCCTGCTGGTGCACGCCGGCATTGCCGAGCGCGTGCTACCGCCACTGGCTGCCATCTACCGTGACAAGGGCGTGGAACTGCGCGGCTGCGAGCGTACCCGTGCGCTGCTCGGCAGCGACGTGATCGAAGCGACTGAACAAGACTGGTACACCGAGTACACGGCACCGATCCTGTCGATCCGCATCGTTGACGACCTGGACCAGGCCATCGAACACATCAACCAATACGGCTCCAAGCATACCGACGCCATTGTTACCGAGCATTTCAGCGATGCCCGGCGTTTCCTCAACGAAGTGGATTCCGCTTCGGTGATGGTCAACGCCTCGACGCGTTTTGCCGACGGCTTCGAGTATGGCCTGGGGGCTGAGATCGGTATTTCCACCGATAAGCTCCACGCACGCGGCCCGGTTGGCCTGGAAGGCCTGACCAGCGAGAAGTACGTAGTGTTCGGCGACGGTCATGTGCGCACTTGA
- the nadD gene encoding nicotinate-nucleotide adenylyltransferase, which produces MAKRIGLLGGTFDPVHIGHLRSALEVADALALDELRLAPNARPPHRDTPQVSAQQRLEMVRLAVAGIPPLVVDDRELKRDKPSYTVDTLELMRAELAADDQLFLLLGWDAFCGLPSWHRWEELLQHCHILVLQRPDADSEPPDALRNLLAARSVSDPLALTGPNGNIAFVWQTPLAVSATQIRQLLASGKSVRFLVPDAVLAYIDAHGLYRASN; this is translated from the coding sequence ATGGCTAAACGCATCGGGCTGCTCGGCGGTACCTTCGACCCCGTACACATCGGCCATTTGCGCAGCGCCCTGGAAGTCGCGGATGCCCTCGCGCTGGATGAGCTGCGCCTGGCGCCCAATGCCCGGCCGCCGCATCGCGACACGCCGCAGGTGTCTGCGCAGCAACGCCTGGAGATGGTACGCCTGGCCGTTGCCGGTATACCGCCGCTGGTGGTGGACGATCGTGAGCTCAAGCGCGATAAACCGTCCTACACTGTCGACACTCTGGAACTGATGCGCGCTGAACTGGCGGCAGATGACCAGTTGTTTCTGCTTTTGGGCTGGGACGCATTTTGCGGCCTGCCCTCTTGGCATCGTTGGGAGGAACTCCTCCAGCATTGCCACATCCTGGTGCTGCAACGCCCGGATGCCGACAGCGAACCGCCGGATGCCTTGCGCAACCTGCTGGCCGCGCGGTCGGTAAGTGACCCCTTGGCCCTGACCGGGCCGAACGGGAATATTGCATTCGTCTGGCAGACCCCGCTTGCGGTGTCTGCCACCCAGATCCGTCAACTGCTGGCCAGCGGGAAGTCGGTACGTTTCCTGGTGCCTGACGCGGTCCTGGCCTACATCGATGCGCACGGGCTTTACCGTGCGTCGAACTGA
- the rsfS gene encoding ribosome silencing factor, with protein MTNKDVSKVKRKGTFKSAPLPVEAHVGPELAGEELVKVAVAALEDVKAQDIQVLDVRDKQSITDFMIIATGTSNRQIGAMLDKVREAVKAQGVKPLGEEGKGDSDWVLLDMDDVIVHMMTSNARQFYDLERLWKGAEQSRAADGKHHSPEVGHAHFDKLNKDQE; from the coding sequence ATGACGAACAAAGACGTAAGCAAAGTAAAACGCAAAGGCACGTTCAAAAGCGCGCCGCTGCCGGTTGAAGCCCATGTTGGCCCGGAGCTGGCTGGCGAAGAACTGGTAAAAGTCGCCGTTGCCGCCCTGGAAGACGTGAAGGCCCAGGACATCCAGGTCCTGGACGTGCGCGACAAGCAGAGCATCACCGACTTCATGATCATCGCCACGGGTACCTCCAACCGCCAGATCGGCGCGATGCTCGACAAGGTTCGCGAAGCCGTGAAGGCCCAAGGCGTCAAGCCGCTGGGTGAAGAAGGCAAGGGCGACAGCGACTGGGTGCTGCTGGACATGGACGACGTGATTGTTCACATGATGACGTCCAACGCCCGTCAGTTCTACGACCTGGAGCGTCTGTGGAAAGGCGCCGAGCAGAGCCGCGCCGCTGATGGCAAGCACCACAGCCCGGAAGTGGGCCACGCGCACTTCGACAAGCTCAACAAAGACCAGGAATAA
- the rlmH gene encoding 23S rRNA (pseudouridine(1915)-N(3))-methyltransferase RlmH: MRLRLIAVGSRMPKWVEEGWHEYAKRLPAELSLELVEIPLNTRGKNADVARFIRQEGEAMLAKVGPNERIVTLEVHGKPWSTEQLAVELDRWRLDSRTVNFMVGGPEGLAPEVCARADQRWSLSALTLPHPLVRILIGEQLYRAWTVLSGHPYHK; the protein is encoded by the coding sequence GTGCGCCTGCGTCTGATTGCTGTCGGTTCACGCATGCCCAAGTGGGTGGAGGAAGGCTGGCACGAGTATGCCAAGCGTCTGCCCGCCGAGCTGTCGCTGGAACTGGTGGAAATACCGCTCAATACCCGGGGCAAGAATGCCGACGTGGCGCGCTTTATCCGTCAGGAAGGCGAAGCCATGCTGGCCAAGGTCGGCCCCAACGAGCGCATCGTCACCCTCGAAGTGCACGGCAAACCCTGGAGCACCGAGCAGTTGGCGGTGGAACTGGATCGCTGGCGCCTGGACTCGCGCACCGTCAACTTCATGGTCGGTGGCCCCGAAGGGCTGGCGCCGGAAGTCTGCGCGCGGGCGGACCAGCGCTGGTCGCTGTCGGCGCTGACGCTGCCGCACCCGTTGGTAAGGATTCTGATCGGTGAACAGCTGTACCGCGCCTGGACAGTCCTGTCCGGGCACCCTTATCACAAATAA
- the mrdA gene encoding penicillin-binding protein 2, producing the protein MTQPIRIKDHEKDARLVRARVVFGAIMVVTLIGVLIARLYFLQVIQYDYHSTLSENNRVHVQPIPPTRGLIFDRNGVVVADNRPSFSLSMTRERSGDWQQVLDVIVEVLQLTPEDRVIFEKRMKQGRRPFEPVPILFELTEEQIARIAVNQFRLPGVEVVAQLVRHYPQGPHFAHSVGYMGRINEKELKSLDPVNYSGTHHIGKTGIERFYEPELHGQVGYEEVETNARGRVLRVLKRTDPVPGKDIVLSLDIKLQEAAEMALGGRRGAVVALDPRTGEVLAMVSQPSFDPNLFVTGISFKAYAELRDSIDRPLFNRVLRGLYPPGSTIKPAVAIAGLDAGVVTASSRVFDPGYYMLPNYDHKYRNWNRTGDGYVDLDTAIMRSNDTYFYDLAHKLGIDRLSAYMGKFGLGQKVSLDMFEESPGLMPSREWKRATRRQAWFPGETLILGIGQGYMQATPLQLAQATALVANKGIWNRPHLAKTIEGEKPVDENPIPDIVLRDPSDWTKVNHGMQQVMHGARGTARKAALGAQYRIAGKSGTAQVVAIKQGEKYDRSKVQERHRDHALFVGFAPADDPKIVVAVMVENGESGSGVAAPVVRQIMDAWLLADDGKLKPEYGGPPSSTEVTASEE; encoded by the coding sequence ATGACCCAGCCGATCCGCATCAAGGACCACGAGAAAGACGCACGTCTGGTACGCGCGCGCGTGGTGTTTGGCGCGATCATGGTGGTGACGCTGATTGGGGTGCTGATCGCTCGCCTGTATTTCCTGCAGGTGATCCAGTACGACTATCACTCCACATTGTCGGAAAACAACCGGGTGCATGTGCAACCGATTCCACCGACCCGTGGCCTGATCTTCGACCGCAATGGCGTGGTGGTAGCGGATAACCGGCCCAGCTTCAGCCTGAGCATGACCCGCGAGCGTTCCGGCGATTGGCAGCAGGTCCTCGACGTTATCGTCGAAGTACTGCAACTGACCCCGGAAGACCGGGTGATCTTTGAGAAGCGCATGAAGCAGGGGCGTCGGCCGTTCGAGCCGGTGCCGATCCTGTTCGAGCTGACCGAAGAGCAGATTGCACGCATCGCGGTGAACCAGTTCCGCCTGCCGGGTGTGGAGGTGGTGGCGCAGTTGGTGCGGCATTACCCGCAAGGGCCGCACTTTGCCCACTCCGTCGGCTACATGGGGCGGATCAACGAGAAAGAGCTGAAAAGCCTCGATCCGGTCAATTACAGCGGCACCCACCATATCGGCAAGACCGGCATCGAGCGTTTCTACGAGCCCGAGCTGCACGGCCAGGTGGGTTACGAAGAAGTCGAGACCAACGCCCGCGGCCGCGTGCTGCGGGTGCTCAAGCGCACCGATCCGGTACCGGGCAAGGACATCGTGCTGAGCCTGGACATCAAGTTGCAGGAGGCGGCCGAGATGGCGCTTGGCGGCCGTCGCGGTGCGGTGGTGGCACTGGATCCGAGGACGGGCGAAGTGCTGGCCATGGTCAGCCAGCCGAGTTTCGACCCCAACCTGTTTGTGACCGGCATCAGCTTCAAGGCCTACGCCGAACTGCGTGACTCCATTGACCGTCCACTGTTCAACCGTGTGCTGCGTGGCCTGTACCCACCGGGTTCGACCATCAAACCGGCGGTGGCGATTGCCGGCCTGGATGCAGGCGTGGTGACGGCGTCGAGCCGCGTGTTCGACCCCGGCTACTACATGCTGCCCAACTACGATCACAAATACCGTAACTGGAACCGCACCGGTGACGGCTATGTCGATTTGGATACCGCGATCATGCGCTCCAACGACACCTATTTCTACGACCTGGCCCATAAGCTGGGGATCGACCGCTTGTCCGCCTACATGGGCAAGTTCGGCCTGGGTCAGAAAGTCTCCCTGGACATGTTTGAAGAGTCCCCCGGCCTGATGCCGTCGCGGGAATGGAAGCGCGCGACCCGCCGCCAGGCGTGGTTCCCTGGCGAAACCTTGATCCTCGGTATCGGCCAGGGCTATATGCAGGCCACGCCTTTGCAGTTGGCCCAAGCCACCGCGCTGGTGGCCAACAAAGGCATCTGGAACCGTCCGCACCTGGCCAAGACCATCGAAGGCGAGAAGCCGGTGGATGAAAACCCGATCCCGGATATCGTGCTGCGCGACCCGTCCGACTGGACCAAGGTCAACCACGGCATGCAGCAAGTGATGCACGGCGCCCGGGGTACCGCACGCAAGGCGGCCCTCGGTGCGCAATACCGCATCGCCGGCAAGAGCGGTACCGCCCAGGTCGTGGCAATCAAGCAGGGTGAGAAATATGACCGCTCCAAGGTCCAGGAGCGCCACCGCGACCACGCCTTGTTTGTGGGTTTTGCCCCGGCTGACGACCCGAAGATCGTGGTGGCGGTGATGGTCGAGAACGGTGAGTCCGGCTCCGGTGTCGCCGCGCCTGTGGTGCGGCAGATCATGGATGCCTGGTTACTGGCCGACGACGGCAAGCTCAAGCCGGAATATGGCGGCCCCCCTTCAAGCACCGAGGTTACGGCCAGTGAAGAGTAA
- the rodA gene encoding rod shape-determining protein RodA produces MRRRATLLQRMHIDGPLLILLLTLAAGSLFVLYSASGKNWDLLIKQASSFGLGLLSMVVIAQLEPRFMARWVPLGYVAGVLLLVVVDVMGHNAMGATRWINIPGVIRFQPSEFMKILMPATIAWYLSKRTLPPQLKHVGISLILIGVPFVLIVRQPDLGTSLLILAGGAFVLFMGGLRWRWILSVLAAAIPVAVAMWFFFMHDYQKQRILTFLDPESDPLGTGWNIIQSKAAIGSGGVFGKGWLLGTQSHLDFLPESHTDFIIAVMGEEFGLVGICALLLIYLLLIGRGLVITAQAQTLFGKLLAGSLTMTFFVYVFVNIGMVSGLLPVVGVPLPFISYGGTSLVTLLSAFGVLMSIHTHRKWIAQV; encoded by the coding sequence ATGCGTCGTCGCGCGACGTTGCTGCAACGCATGCACATTGATGGCCCGCTGTTGATTCTGCTGCTGACCCTGGCCGCCGGCAGCCTGTTCGTGCTGTATTCGGCCAGTGGCAAGAACTGGGACCTGCTGATCAAGCAGGCATCCTCGTTCGGCCTGGGCCTGTTGTCGATGGTGGTGATCGCCCAGCTTGAGCCGCGTTTCATGGCGCGCTGGGTGCCGCTGGGCTACGTCGCTGGCGTATTGCTGCTGGTGGTGGTGGACGTGATGGGCCACAACGCCATGGGCGCGACCCGCTGGATCAACATTCCGGGGGTGATTCGCTTCCAGCCGTCGGAATTCATGAAGATCCTGATGCCGGCGACTATCGCCTGGTACCTGTCCAAGCGCACCTTGCCGCCGCAGCTCAAGCACGTGGGGATCAGCCTGATCCTGATCGGCGTGCCGTTTGTCCTGATCGTGCGCCAGCCGGACCTCGGCACATCGCTGCTGATCCTGGCCGGCGGTGCGTTCGTGCTGTTTATGGGGGGGTTGCGCTGGCGCTGGATCCTCAGCGTGCTGGCGGCTGCCATCCCGGTGGCTGTGGCCATGTGGTTCTTCTTTATGCACGACTACCAGAAGCAGCGGATCCTGACCTTCCTCGACCCCGAGAGCGACCCGCTGGGCACCGGCTGGAACATTATCCAGTCGAAAGCCGCCATCGGTTCCGGCGGCGTATTTGGCAAGGGTTGGCTGCTGGGCACGCAGTCGCACCTGGACTTTTTGCCTGAGAGCCACACCGACTTCATTATTGCGGTGATGGGCGAGGAGTTCGGCCTGGTCGGCATTTGCGCCCTGTTGCTGATCTACCTGTTGCTGATTGGTCGCGGCCTGGTGATTACCGCCCAGGCGCAGACACTGTTCGGCAAATTGCTTGCCGGCAGCCTGACCATGACTTTTTTTGTTTACGTTTTCGTCAACATCGGTATGGTCAGTGGCCTGCTGCCGGTGGTTGGGGTGCCATTGCCGTTTATTAGCTACGGCGGAACTTCGCTGGTGACATTGCTGTCAGCGTTTGGGGTTTTGATGTCGATTCATACGCATCGCAAGTGGATCGCTCAGGTTTGA